One window of Oreochromis niloticus isolate F11D_XX linkage group LG23, O_niloticus_UMD_NMBU, whole genome shotgun sequence genomic DNA carries:
- the atp5pf gene encoding ATP synthase peripheral stalk subunit F6, mitochondrial, with amino-acid sequence MLDVRERLLSTTNSHNSPRSFTFGSVALGVKSKMALHRLFQLSSVLRSAVSLTLRRNIGISAVLFQRAKELDPVQKLFLDKIRDYNSKAKTAGGIVDAGPAYQKNLGEEVTKLQRLYGGGDLNKFPEFKFTEPKFDEGAK; translated from the exons ATGCTTGACGTTCGCGAACGTCTCCTGTCAACAACGAACTCCCACAATTCACCGCGGTCCTTCACGTTTGGCTCTGTTGCTCTGGGTGTCAAATCCAAG ATGGCCCTGCACCGGTTATTCCAGCTGTCCTCCGTGCTGCGCTCTGCCGTGAGCCTGACCCTGCGCAGGAACATCGGCATCTCTGCTGTCCTCTTCCAGCGGGCCAAGGAGCTCGACCCCGTCCAGAAACTGTTCCTGGACAAGATCCGTGACTACAACAGCAAGGCCAA GACTGCTGGTGGTATTGTGGACGCAGGTCCGGCTTATCAGAAGAACCTGGGTGAAGAAGTAACCAAACTGCAGAGACTATATGGAGGAGGAGACCTCAACAAGTTCCCTGAATTCAAATTCACAG